In Geminocystis sp. NIES-3708, a single window of DNA contains:
- a CDS encoding YciI family protein, whose product MAKYILFGSYCDNALEKRRPYRSAHLEGLGKQKESGILITLGPTKDNSQVFGIYEAENEEIVRNLVESDPYWQNGIWTEYKIKEWIQAF is encoded by the coding sequence ATGGCTAAATATATTTTATTCGGTAGTTATTGTGACAATGCTTTGGAAAAAAGAAGACCCTATCGCTCTGCTCATTTAGAAGGATTAGGAAAACAAAAAGAATCAGGTATTTTAATAACTCTAGGTCCAACTAAAGATAATAGTCAAGTATTTGGTATTTATGAAGCTGAAAATGAAGAAATAGTCAGAAATTTGGTTGAATCTGATCCTTATTGGCAAAATGGTATTTGGACAGAATATAAAATCAA
- a CDS encoding iron-sulfur cluster assembly accessory protein: protein MTQAVAVTKGIQLTENALKHVLMLRQQQGNEDLCLRVGVRQGGCSGMSYLMDFESTSNITEHDDVFDYDGFKIICDRKSLLFLYGLVLDYSNAMIGGGFQFTNPNANQTCGCGKSFAA, encoded by the coding sequence ATGACACAAGCAGTAGCCGTTACTAAAGGCATTCAATTAACCGAAAATGCCCTCAAACACGTTTTAATGTTAAGACAACAGCAGGGTAACGAAGATCTCTGTTTAAGGGTAGGAGTTAGACAGGGTGGTTGTTCTGGGATGTCTTACCTTATGGATTTTGAAAGTACAAGTAATATTACTGAACATGATGATGTTTTTGATTACGATGGTTTTAAAATAATCTGCGATCGCAAAAGTTTATTGTTTTTATACGGTTTAGTTTTAGATTATAGTAATGCAATGATTGGAGGAGGTTTTCAATTCACTAACCCCAATGCGAATCAAACCTGTGGTTGTGGTAAATCCTTCGCTGCTTAA
- a CDS encoding peroxiredoxin, whose product MNIQVGQKAPDFTATAVIDQQFKVVKLSDYLGKYVVLFFYPLDFTFVCPTEIIAFSDRHSEFQSLNTQILGISVDSEFAHLAWIQTERKQGGIGDIEYPLISDLKKEISIEYNVLEPNAGVALRGLFIIDPQGFIQYMTVNNLSFGRSIDETLRVLKAIQYVQSHDNEVCPVDWQEGDKTMNPDPIQSKVYFSSLG is encoded by the coding sequence ATGAACATTCAAGTAGGACAAAAAGCACCAGATTTTACTGCTACAGCGGTTATTGATCAACAATTTAAGGTTGTTAAACTGTCTGATTATTTAGGTAAATATGTTGTTTTGTTTTTCTATCCCCTTGATTTTACTTTTGTTTGTCCCACAGAAATTATTGCTTTTAGCGATCGCCATAGCGAATTTCAGAGTTTAAACACCCAAATTTTAGGAATATCCGTTGATAGTGAATTTGCACACTTAGCATGGATTCAAACTGAGAGAAAACAAGGGGGTATTGGTGACATTGAATATCCTTTAATTTCTGATTTGAAAAAAGAAATTAGTATAGAATATAATGTTTTAGAACCTAATGCAGGAGTGGCTTTAAGAGGCTTATTTATTATTGATCCTCAAGGTTTTATTCAGTATATGACAGTGAATAATCTTTCTTTTGGTCGTAGTATTGACGAAACTTTAAGGGTATTAAAAGCCATTCAATATGTGCAATCTCATGATAATGAAGTATGTCCTGTGGATTGGCAAGAAGGAGACAAAACCATGAATCCAGATCCAATTCAGTCTAAAGTTTACTTTTCTTCTCTCGGTTGA
- a CDS encoding response regulator — protein MDTPNKENYSVPIKGFVASKQTYLFNTLKKHQFSGEVKLVYAGKAEWCFYLYMGRLIYGTGGEHSVRRWRRNLAAYLPSIATDAGYLEEQIQSISSHNIKFCWEYELLRRWLLNNRADRESVIKMLNSILIEIFFDLNQTTEITFHLNSDIGVPISEQIFLLDANQVIVPAWQQWQNWVSLRLGDRSPNKAPVIRSPEQLKQKISPKTYSAFTKLFNGRNSLRDLSLQLKRDLNQFSSSLLPYIQEGYIDLVSVADLPTPISLPTIIQPEEKTALIACIDDSPMICETMATILKKSGYQFIGITEPLKAIAKILAVKPDLIFLDLVMPNTNGYEICASLRKLSMFRQTPIIIITSNDGMIERVRTKMMGASDFIGKPINAEDVLTIVAKYLSSK, from the coding sequence ATGGATACGCCTAATAAAGAAAACTATAGTGTTCCAATTAAGGGGTTTGTGGCATCAAAACAAACCTATCTTTTTAACACCCTCAAAAAACATCAATTTAGTGGTGAAGTTAAATTAGTTTATGCTGGAAAGGCTGAATGGTGTTTTTATTTGTATATGGGGCGTTTGATTTATGGTACAGGAGGAGAACATTCGGTTAGGCGTTGGCGACGAAATTTAGCCGCTTATCTTCCCAGCATTGCTACTGATGCGGGATATTTAGAAGAACAAATTCAATCTATTTCTAGTCATAATATTAAGTTTTGTTGGGAGTATGAATTATTACGTCGTTGGTTGTTAAATAATAGAGCAGATCGTGAATCTGTGATCAAAATGCTTAATAGTATTCTCATAGAAATTTTTTTCGATCTCAATCAAACTACAGAAATTACTTTCCATCTCAATAGTGATATTGGTGTACCTATCTCTGAACAAATTTTTCTCCTCGATGCAAATCAAGTTATTGTACCAGCATGGCAACAATGGCAGAATTGGGTTAGTCTTAGGTTAGGCGATCGTTCTCCGAATAAAGCTCCTGTAATTCGTTCTCCAGAACAATTAAAGCAGAAAATATCTCCAAAAACCTATAGTGCTTTTACTAAATTATTTAATGGTAGAAACTCTTTGCGAGATTTGTCTTTACAATTAAAAAGAGATTTGAACCAGTTTAGCAGTTCATTATTGCCGTACATTCAAGAAGGTTATATCGATTTAGTTTCCGTTGCGGATTTGCCTACTCCAATTTCTCTACCAACGATTATTCAGCCTGAAGAAAAAACGGCTTTAATTGCTTGTATTGACGATAGTCCGATGATTTGCGAGACTATGGCGACTATTCTCAAAAAATCTGGATACCAATTTATCGGTATTACTGAACCTTTAAAAGCGATCGCCAAAATTTTAGCAGTAAAACCAGATTTAATTTTTTTAGATTTAGTAATGCCCAATACTAACGGCTATGAAATATGTGCCAGTCTTAGAAAATTATCTATGTTTCGTCAAACCCCTATTATTATAATCACTTCCAATGATGGCATGATTGAAAGAGTACGCACAAAAATGATGGGTGCATCAGATTTTATCGGTAAACCAATAAATGCAGAAGACGTATTAACTATAGTTGCAAAATATTTATCTTCTAAATAA